One stretch of Macrobrachium nipponense isolate FS-2020 chromosome 16, ASM1510439v2, whole genome shotgun sequence DNA includes these proteins:
- the LOC135195335 gene encoding putative nuclease HARBI1, which produces MIKRQYISLRRGGMSKRKACIAILLALASEEVDDKNKKRRLWMKEWYKKRCELSHQCLLNELLVSSPEDYRNYLRMDHDTFMNLLTMVSPIIEKKTTQLRDAIPASQRLLCTLRFLATGDSFQDLKFACCISPQSLGNIVIETCDAIVSSLKDVIKILESEEEWMSVSEEFDRKWDFPHYLGAIDGKHVKITKPYNSGSYYYNYKGTFSVVLMAIVNAKCQFLMVHIGTNGRVSDGGVYGNTRFSQDLTEDKLHIPAPSPLPGTTDPVPYVLIGDDAFPLLENIMKPYSHANLTKEQQIYNYRVSRARNVVERTFGMLSSRFRILHSTINLSPTKVSKIILACCYLHNYMSGDGEQYVESISRRQLIPFEPTVQQSSLSAKDVRNKNIVKSACSSKLCFDVDAPTAVLP; this is translated from the exons ATGATCAAACGTCAGTACATTTCATTGAGGCGTGGAGGCATGAGCAAAAGGAAAGCTTGTATAGCTATTCTGCTGGCGCTTGCCAGCGAAGAAGTCgacgataaaaacaaaaagagacgatTGTGGATGAAAGAGTGGTACAAGAAGAGATGTGAACTGTCTCATCAATGCCTGTTAAATGAGCTACTGGTATCATCACCTGAAGACTATAGAAATTACCTTCGAATGGACCACGACACATTTATGAACCTGCTGACGATGGTTTCACCAATAATTGAGAAAAAGACAACACAACTCAGAGATGCTATACCAGCAAGTCAACGATTGTTATGTACTCTCCGATTTCTTGCAACTGGAGATTCCTTCCAAGATCTGAAGTTTgcgtgctgcatctctcctcagaGTCTTGGTAACATTGTGATAGAGACGTGTGATGCTATAGTGTCATCACTAAAAGATGTAATAAAg ATACTAGAGAGCGAGGAGGAATGGATGTCAGTGTCTGAAGAGTTTGATCGGAAATGGGACTTTCCTCACTACCTCGGAGCTATTGATGGAAAACATGTTAAAATTACAAAGCCATATAACTCTGGTTCTTACTACTATAATTATAAAGGTACATTTAGTGTAGTTTTAATGGCTATAGTTAATGCCAAATGTCAGTTCCTTATGGTACATATAGGAACAAATGGAAGAGTCTCAGATGGGGGTGTTTATGGAAACACAAGATTTAGTCAGGACTTAACAGAGGATAAACTACACATTCCTGCACCAAGCCCTCTACCAGGAACAACTGATCCTGTTCCTTATGTTTTAATAGGGGATGATGCGTTCCCTCTGTTGGAGAATATCATGAAGCCATATAGTCATGCCAATCTTACTAAAGAACAACAGATATACAATTATAGGGTGTCACGAGCCAGAAATGTAGTGGAAAGGACCTTTGGCATGTTGTCATCTAGGTTTCGTATTTTACACTCGACAATCAATCTATCCCCAACTAAAGTGTCCAAAATAATCCTTGCATGTTGCTACTTGCATAATTATATGAGTGGAGATGGAGAACAATATGTAGAAAGTATCAGTAGAAGGCAGCTCATTCCTTTTGAACCAACTGTTCAACAGTCTTCATTGTCAGCCAAGGATGTACGCAATAA GAACATTGTTAAGTCTGCCTGTTCTTCCAAACTCTGCTTTGATGTAGATGCACCTACAGCTGTGCTGCCATAG